The following proteins are encoded in a genomic region of Mycolicibacterium confluentis:
- a CDS encoding branched-chain amino acid ABC transporter substrate-binding protein has product MRGRATRSAFALGSAALLVFGVAGCNQSSPEEGQSQTSLKIVEQIQIDENGTEVTADASQAPADPRGDGNAACSPLSLAMAGALTGPDAALGINIRNGVQLAVDQHNEANPGCQVQLKTFDTEGDPQKATQVAPQIVSDAYTIGLIGPAFSGETKATGQVFDQAGLVATTASATNVTLSENGWKTFFRGLANDGVQGPSVANYLKNNLGNTKVCVVDDSTDYGLGLAQAVRDTLGPVADGACNISVKKGDKDFSAAVNQIKGVAPESVFFSGYYAEAAPFVQQLRDGGVTANFVSADGSKDPEFVKQAGEASKDAILSCPCGPATGKFAEEYTAKWNMEPGTYSTEGYDLGTILLKGIDAGKHTRAELLDFVRTYSGQGVARKYEWTPTGELTNTLIWVYKVQ; this is encoded by the coding sequence GTGCGCGGTCGTGCGACACGCAGTGCATTCGCTCTTGGCTCGGCCGCCCTGCTCGTATTCGGGGTCGCCGGCTGTAACCAGTCGAGTCCGGAGGAGGGGCAGTCCCAAACGAGCCTGAAGATCGTCGAGCAGATCCAGATCGACGAGAACGGCACCGAGGTCACCGCGGACGCCAGCCAGGCCCCGGCCGATCCTCGCGGCGACGGCAACGCGGCATGCTCGCCCCTGAGCCTCGCGATGGCCGGTGCGCTCACCGGCCCTGACGCGGCCCTGGGCATCAACATCCGCAACGGCGTGCAGTTGGCCGTCGACCAGCACAACGAGGCGAACCCGGGTTGCCAGGTCCAGTTGAAGACCTTCGACACCGAGGGTGACCCGCAGAAGGCGACCCAGGTCGCACCGCAGATCGTCTCCGACGCCTACACCATCGGGCTGATCGGCCCCGCGTTCTCGGGTGAGACCAAGGCCACCGGTCAGGTCTTCGACCAGGCGGGTCTGGTGGCGACGACGGCGTCGGCCACCAACGTCACGCTGTCGGAGAACGGCTGGAAGACGTTCTTCCGCGGTCTGGCCAACGACGGTGTGCAGGGTCCCTCGGTGGCGAACTACCTGAAGAACAACCTCGGTAACACCAAGGTCTGCGTCGTCGACGACAGCACCGACTACGGACTGGGTCTGGCCCAGGCCGTGCGCGACACCCTCGGCCCCGTCGCCGACGGCGCCTGCAACATCTCGGTCAAGAAGGGCGACAAGGACTTCTCGGCCGCGGTGAACCAGATCAAGGGCGTCGCGCCGGAATCGGTGTTCTTCAGCGGCTACTACGCCGAGGCTGCGCCGTTCGTGCAGCAGTTGCGTGACGGAGGCGTGACGGCCAACTTCGTCAGCGCCGACGGCAGCAAGGATCCCGAGTTCGTCAAGCAGGCCGGAGAGGCGTCCAAGGACGCGATCCTGTCCTGCCCCTGCGGTCCGGCCACCGGCAAGTTCGCCGAGGAGTACACGGCGAAATGGAACATGGAGCCCGGCACCTACAGCACTGAGGGCTATGACCTCGGCACGATCCTGCTCAAGGGCATCGACGCCGGAAAGCACACACGTGCCGAACTGCTGGACTTCGTGCGGACCTACAGCGGCCAGGGTGTGGCTCGCAAGTACGAGTGGACCCCGACCGGCGAGCTCACCAACACCTTGATCTGGGTGTACAAGGTGCAGTAG